The DNA sequence CAGCGACCACATCCTGGCGCTGCGCACGGCGGCGCCCCTGACCTCCTGCGAGGCGGTGCGGTAGCGGGTGAGGAAGAGCTCCTCGCCGCCGATGCCGCGCAGCACCCGCAGCCCGGCCACGGTGTCGGAGGCGAGCTCGGTGGCCCGGCCCGCCTTCTCGCGCTGCACGTCGGCGAGCCGGGTGGCCCGGGGGAGCAGCGGCAGCACGCCGAGCGCCAGCACCGGCACGCCGACGGCCACGATCAGACCCAGGTGCGGTTCGTAGACGAACAGCCCCACGCAGACCAGGACGACGGTGATCGCCGCCGCGAGGAAGCGGGAGACGCCCTCCACGAACCAGCCGATCTTCTCGACGTCGCCGGTGGAGACGGCGACCACCTCGCCCGCGGCCACCCGGCGGGTGAGCGCCGAGCCCAGCGAGGCGGTCTTGCGGGCGAGGAGCTGCTGGGTGCGGGCCGCCGCGGTGATCCAGTTGGTGACGGCGGTGCGGTGCAGCATCGTGTCGCCGACGGCGATGAGGACGGCGGACACCGCCAGCACCCCGCCCGCCGCGGCGAGGCGTGATCCCGAGCCGTCGACGACGGCCTGCACGGCGAGGCCGACGCCGTACGGCAGCGCCATCACCGAGACGAAGTGCAGCAGTCCCCAGGCCAGGGTGACGAGTTGCCCGCGGAGCTGGCCCCGGCCGAGCCACAGCAGGTAGCGGGTGCCCGAGCGGGTGTCCGGTTCGCCCGGATCGAGGTACGGAAGGTCGCGAATCTGCATGAGGTCCCACGGCTCGTCGACGGGTGGTGCAAACCGTGCAAGGTTCGCCCTTCAACCCGCCGCGGGCAATCGAATTACCGCGCACGACGACGCACGACGGCCGGTATTCGGTCATTCGCGCCCGCGTACGCTCACCGCCCCGCCCGACTCGCGCACCGGCCGCCCGGCGTGCGCCCTCCGTGCGCCGGGCCCAGCGGCGATCCTCGACGGCGACCCTCAGCAGCGGCCTTCGGCGCGCCCGTCGACCAGAGCGGACAGCAGCCCCCCGAGCACCTCGCGCTGCTCGTCCGTCAGCGGCGCCAGCACGTCCTCGGCGGCGGCCCGGCGTGCGTCGCGCAAGGCGCGCAGGGCGGCGCGCCCGGTGTCCGTGAGCTCGATGCGCGTGACCCGCCGGTTGCCCGGATCGGGTGCGCGGCGCACGCACCCGACGGCCTCCAGCCCGTCGACCAGACTGGTCACCGCGCGGGGGACCACCTCCAGGCGCGCGGCGAGATCGGCCATCCTCGGCGGCGCGTCGTAGTGTGCGAGAGCCCGCAGCAGCCGGGACTGCGCCGGGGTGATCCGGATCTCCGCCTGTTCGAGCTGGCGCTTCTGACTGCGGTGGAGCCGTCGCGTGAGCCGCAGAAGCTGCTCGGCGAGCAGGCCGTCGGCGTCGGGGTCGGTCATGCGGGAACAATATCAGGACCTCGTTCATTGTGAATACAGGTAACAGTGAGCTAGGCTCCCCGAAATCCGAGCCCCCGACCGAGGGAGACCATTGCGCCCCGATCACCCCACCTGGACACCGCCACCCAAGGACCCCGACCAGCCGCCCGCCGACCTCCGGCGCATCCTGCGCCTGTTCCGCCCCTACCGCGGCCGGCTGGCCGTCGTCGGCCTGCTCGTCGGCGCCTCCTCGCTGGTGTCCGTGGCCTCGCCCTTCATGCTGCGCGAGATCCTCGACACCGCGATCCCCGAGGGCCGGACGGGACTGCTCAGCCTGCTGGTGATCGGCATGATCGCCACCGCCGTCATGACCGGTGTCTTCGGCGTGCTCCAGACGCTGATCTCCACCACGGTGGGCCAGCGCGTCATGCACGACCTGCGCACCGCGGTCTACGCGCAGCTCCAGCGGATGCCGCTCGCCTTCTTCACCAGGACCCGCACCGGAGAGGTCCAGTCCCGCATCGCCAACGACATCGGCGGCATGCAGGCGACGGTCACCTCCACCGCCACCTCCCTGGTCTCCAACCTCACCGCCGTGATCGCCACCGTGGTCGCGATGCTCGCCCTGGACTGGCGGCTCACGGTGGTCTCGCTGCTCCTGCTGCCGCTCTTCGTGTGGATCAGCAGGCGCGTGGGACGCGAGCGCAAGCGGATCACCACCCAGCGCCAGAAGCAGATGGCGGCGATGGCCGCCACCGTCACCGAGTCCCTCTCCGTCAGCGGCATCCTGCTCGGCCGCACCATGGGCCGCGCCGACTCCCTCACCCGGGCCTTCGAGGAGGAGTCCGACCGCCTGGTCGACCTGGAGGTGCGCTCCAGCATGGCCGGGCGCTGGCGGATGGCCACCATCGGCATCGTGATGGCCGCCATGCCCGCCCTCCTCTACTGGGCCGCGGGCCTCGCCCTCGGCACGGGCGGACCGGCGATCTCCATCGGCACGCTGGTCGCCTTCGTCTCCCTCCAGCAGGGGCTCTTCCGGCCGGCCGTGAGCCTGCTCTCCACCGGCGTGCAGATGCAGACCTCCCTCGCCCTCTTCCAGCGCATCTTCGAATACCTCGACCTGCGCGTCGACATCACCGAGCCCGCCGAGCCCGTCCACCTGGACAAGATCGCCGGCGATGTGCGCCTGGAGTCGGTCGACTTCGCCTACGACCCCGCCCAGCGCCGGCCCACCCTCGACGGGGTCGACGTCACCGTCCCCGCCGGCGGCTCCCTCGCGGTCGTCGGGCCGACCGGCTCCGGCAAGTCCACCCTCGGCTATCTGGTGCCACGGCTCTACGACGTGACCGGCGGCCGGGTCACCCTCGACGGCGTCGACGTCCGCGACCTCGCCTTCGACACCCTCGCCCGCGCGGTCGGAGTGGTCTCCCAGGAGACGTACCTCTTCCACGCCTCCGTCGCCGACAACCTGCGCTTCGCCAAGCCGGACGCCACCGCCGAGGAGATCGAGGCAGCGGCCCGCGCCGCGCACATCCACGACCACATCGCCTCCCTCCCCGACGGGTACGACACCCTGGTCGGCGAGCGCGGCTACCGCTTCTCGGGCGGCGAGAAGCAGCGCCTGGCCATCGCCCGCACCATCCTGCGCGATCCGCCGGTGCTCATCCTCGACGAGGCGACCAGCGCCCTGGACACCGCCACCGAGCACGCCGTGCAGCGCGCCATCGACGCGCTCTCCGAGGGCCGTACGACGATCACGATCGCCCACCGGCTCTCCACCGTCCGGGACGCGGACCAGATCGTCGTCCTCGACGCCGGCCGCATCGCCGAGCGGGGCACCCACGAGGAGCTGCTGGAGCGGGGCGGCCGGTACGCCGCCCTCGTCCGCCGCGACGCCGGCGCACGGGCGGGCACCG is a window from the Streptomyces zhihengii genome containing:
- a CDS encoding MarR family winged helix-turn-helix transcriptional regulator; this translates as MTDPDADGLLAEQLLRLTRRLHRSQKRQLEQAEIRITPAQSRLLRALAHYDAPPRMADLAARLEVVPRAVTSLVDGLEAVGCVRRAPDPGNRRVTRIELTDTGRAALRALRDARRAAAEDVLAPLTDEQREVLGGLLSALVDGRAEGRC
- a CDS encoding ABC transporter ATP-binding protein; amino-acid sequence: MRPDHPTWTPPPKDPDQPPADLRRILRLFRPYRGRLAVVGLLVGASSLVSVASPFMLREILDTAIPEGRTGLLSLLVIGMIATAVMTGVFGVLQTLISTTVGQRVMHDLRTAVYAQLQRMPLAFFTRTRTGEVQSRIANDIGGMQATVTSTATSLVSNLTAVIATVVAMLALDWRLTVVSLLLLPLFVWISRRVGRERKRITTQRQKQMAAMAATVTESLSVSGILLGRTMGRADSLTRAFEEESDRLVDLEVRSSMAGRWRMATIGIVMAAMPALLYWAAGLALGTGGPAISIGTLVAFVSLQQGLFRPAVSLLSTGVQMQTSLALFQRIFEYLDLRVDITEPAEPVHLDKIAGDVRLESVDFAYDPAQRRPTLDGVDVTVPAGGSLAVVGPTGSGKSTLGYLVPRLYDVTGGRVTLDGVDVRDLAFDTLARAVGVVSQETYLFHASVADNLRFAKPDATAEEIEAAARAAHIHDHIASLPDGYDTLVGERGYRFSGGEKQRLAIARTILRDPPVLILDEATSALDTATEHAVQRAIDALSEGRTTITIAHRLSTVRDADQIVVLDAGRIAERGTHEELLERGGRYAALVRRDAGARAGTGPDGGPDVVVGEPEPRAGAVTAGGGPGHDRRP